One Apostichopus japonicus isolate 1M-3 chromosome 14, ASM3797524v1, whole genome shotgun sequence genomic window carries:
- the LOC139980099 gene encoding uncharacterized protein, with protein sequence MDKLGLNTAELCYQSYDFAAAISGKFSGAQKELSDIVGRKIPYIPCQAHRCNTVIEHSCNSSTLVCAMFDTIQELYVFFTSSTKKFQPLKDQVGEVEKSLMLRNLSKTRWSARAESVQAAWTSFEAIVAVLEHIGGNPDIDMMNQTKASGLKKKMLDLDFNASIMFMKNIMYKSKHLVEKLQEVDLNVLDAAVLVEATMKVLD encoded by the coding sequence ATGGACAAGTTGGGGTTGAACACGGCCGAGCTTTGTTACCAGTCTTATGACTTCGCTGCTGCAATATCTGGTAAATTCAGTGGAGCCCAGAAAGAACTCTCTGACATAGTTGGACGCAAAATCCCATACATACCATGTCAGGCACATCGGTGCAATACTGTGATCGAACATAGCTGCAACTCAAGCACTTTGGTATGTGCAATGTTCGATACCATTCAGGAACTATATGTTTTCTTCACATCGAGCACCAAAAAATTCCAACCACTGAAGGATCAAGTGGGAGAGGTAGAGAAGAGCCTCATGCTGCGTAACCTGTCGAAAACCAGGTGGAGTGCAAGGGCCGAGAGCGTACAAGCTGCGTGGACTTCATTTGAAGCCATTGTAGCAGTTCTTGAGCACATCGGAGGGAACCCAGACATCGACATGATGAACCAAACAAAAGCATCCGGCTTGAAGAAAAAGATGCTCGACCTTGACTTCAATGCCTCTATAATGTTCATGAAAAACATCATGTACAAGTCCAAGCATCTCGTTGAAAAGCTCCAGGAAGTTGATCTGAATGTCTTGGATGCAGCGGTTCTTGTTGAGGCGACAATGAAGGTTCTGGATTAA